The following coding sequences are from one Humulus lupulus chromosome X, drHumLupu1.1, whole genome shotgun sequence window:
- the LOC133806370 gene encoding transcriptional activator ptaB-like has product MALEAAIQLVGGKLAPASQPDQPPITHPQQDPHSKHPQYHHNPPQPRNPQGLEQPPTALQERPVENPKQQPPSRSGRDNAQQQRQNKVEQHHRNPRRQTAWEQNPHSRGQHPSEGRRQADSGFAVRGPPRHSNVRGPTDQHRPPPVYRDIPAEREGNSANSRSHTHRSQFRDGHDYNEADSRRRNAGRQKEEGGERQNPPPM; this is encoded by the coding sequence ATGGCCTTAGAAGCAGCAATTCAATTGGTGGGAGGAAAACTTGCACCTGCCTCCCAGCCGGATCAGCCACCCATCACTCACCCTCAACAAGATCCACATTCAAAGCATCCCCAGTATCACCATaatccaccacaaccaaggaatcctcaaggactggAGCAACCTCCTACTGCTCTACAGGAGAGACCAGTCGAAAATCCTaagcagcaaccaccctctcgaTCTGGTCGAGATAACGCtcagcagcaaaggcagaataaggTCGAGCAGCATCACAGAAACCCTAGACGCCAGACAGCTTGGGAGCAAAACCCTCATAGCAGGGGACAACATCCCTCAGAAGGTAGAAGACAGGCGGATTCAGGCTTTGCGGTGAgaggtcccccacgacatagtaATGTCAGAGGACCTACTGACCAACACAGGCCTCCCCCTGTCTATCGAGACATACCAGCAGAGAGAGAGGGAAACAGTGCGAACAGCAGGTCGCATACTCATAGGTcgcaatttagagatggccatgattataatgaggcggaCTCTAGGaggaggaatgctggtcgacAAAAGGAAGAGGGGGGTGAACGACAAAACCCTCCACCAATGTAG